The Mercurialis annua linkage group LG2, ddMerAnnu1.2, whole genome shotgun sequence genome contains a region encoding:
- the LOC126668613 gene encoding uncharacterized protein LOC126668613: MLRMKKEAFLALCDNFKAKGWLQDSRYISVEEKMGIFLFTLSQNHRNRAMKRRFNHSTQTVHFYFHEVLRAMLKFAREMVVPTTFNPDLDQVTYHQRLRKIFKGAVGALDGTLIRASIPPAQQTPYRGRGRGDCYQNVLAICDFDMIFTFVWAGWEGVAHDSRVLTETMRDPNNNFPFPPPDKYYLCDAAYPNTRGFMAPHRNTRYWLSDFRNDRRARTREEKFNHAHAKLRNVIERSFGVLKARFPILKIMPPYPFNVQRNIVIACVAVHNYLRGMKVMDDFFEQFDRAEVIFQQPHRNFAQEGTQTFRRSEEQICSSESGPPSEKLLFLGRGGAVAPPPSEKN, from the exons ATGTTAAGGATGAAAAAAGAAGCGTTTTTGGCATTATGTGATAATTTTAAAGCTAAAGGATGGTTGCAAGACAGTCGCTATATTTCAGTAGAGGAAAAAATGGGAATATTTTTGTTTACTCTCAGTCAAAATCATCGAAATCGTGCCATGAAACGAAGATTCAACCATTCAACTCAAACtgtacatttttattttcacgAGGTTTTAAGGGCAATGCTGAAGTTCGCAAGAGAAATGGTGGTACCTACTACTTTTAATCCAGACTTGGATCAAGTCACGTATCATCAACGACTTCGAAAAATATTCaag GGTGCTGTTGGTGCACTTGATGGAACTCTTATCCGCGCTTCTATACCACCTGCCCAACAAACACCATATCGAGGTAGAGGAAGAGGAGATTGCTATCAAAATGTGCTTGCTATATGTGATTTTGATATGATTTTTACATTTGTTTGGGCTGGATGGGAAGGAGTAGCACATGACTCACGGGTATTAACTGAAACTATGCGAGatccaaataataattttccttTTCCTCCCCCTG ataaatattatttatgtgaTGCTGCATATCCAAATACTAGAGGATTTATGGCTCCTCATCGCAACACGCGATATTGGTTATCGGATTTTCGAAATGATCGTCGTGCAAGAACAAGAGAAGAAAAGTTTAATCATGCTCATGCTAAATTAAGAAATGTCATTGAGCGATCTTTTGGAGTTTTAAAAGCAAGATTTCCTATTTTGAAGATAATGCCACCGTATCCATTTAATGTGCAAAGAAACATTGTTATTGCTTGTGTTGCTGTGCATAACTATCTTCGCGGGATGAAAGTTATGGATgacttttttgagcaatttgaCAGAGCCGAGGTGATCTTTCAACAACCTCATAGAAACTTTGCGCAAGAAGGCACACAAACTTTCCGACGATCCGAGGAGCAGATTTGCTCCTCGGAATCTGGTCCTCCTTCCGAGAAGCTATTGTTCCTTGGAAGAGGAGGAGCAGTTGCTCCACCACCGTCGGAAAAAAATTAA
- the LOC126667925 gene encoding putative methyltransferase At1g22800, mitochondrial: MKRVYGYGKRFINLSRTSNAPPFHDLFHCNSYCTDTINARVNIFDRHLKRKQRDRASWLMRADDSFVNAVADNLLDRLEDCKKIFPSALFLGGSLNAVRRSLRGRGSIEKLIMMDTSYDMIKLCKDAEFESNENIETSYIVGDEEFLPVKESSLDLVISCLGLHWTNDLPGAMIQCKLALKPDGLFLAAILGGETLKELRIACTAAQIEREGGITPRISPLAQVRDAGNLLTRAGFTLPGVDVDEYVVRYKSALELIEHLRAMGETNALLQRNTILKRETALAAAAIYDSMFAAEDGSVPATFQVIYMTGWREHPSQQKAKRRGSGNISFSDIQKQFG, translated from the exons ATGAAAAGAGTTTATGGGTACGGAAAGAGATTCATAAATTTAAGCAGAACATCAAATGCTCCGCCATTTCATGATTTGTTCCACTGCAATTCATACTGCACAGACACCATCAATGCAAGGGTCAATATTTTCGATCGCCACCTCAAACGCAAACAA CGTGATCGAGCTTCTTGGTTAATGCGTGCTGATGATTCTTTTGTTAATGCTGTTGCTGATAATCTTTTGGATCGGTTAGAG GATTGTAAGAAAATATTTCCATCAGCATTATTTTTGGGCGGTTCATTGAATGCTGTAAGGCGTTCGTTACGCGGTCGTG GCTCCATTGAAAAGCTTATTATGATGGACACATCCTACGACATGATAAAATTGTGTAAAGATGCAGAATTTGAGTCAAATGAAAATATAGAAACATCCTATATTGTTGGTGATGAAGAATTTCTGCCTGTAAAAGAAAG CTCGTTAGATTTGGTAATAAGCTGCTTGGGACTTCACTGGACAAATGACCTTCCTGGAGCCATGATTCAG TGTAAATTGGCCTTGAAGCCAGATGGCCTATTTTTAGCAGCTATTCTGGGTGGCGAAACCTTGAA GGAGCTGAGAATAGCATGCACTGCAGCTCAAATCGAGCGGGAAGGAGGTATCACTCCTCGAATATCACCATTGGCACAA GTCCGTGATGCAGGCAATCTTTTGACCAGAGCAGGTTTCACCCTTCCAGGAGTTGATGTTGATGAATATGTAGTTAGGTATAAAAGTG CTCTAGAGCTAATAGAGCATCTGCGTGCAATGGGTGAAACTAATGCTCTTCTACAAAGGAATACT ATCCTAAAGCGAGAAACAGCACTGGCAGCCGCAGCAATTTATGATTCAATGTTTGCTGCCGAAGATGGCTCGGTACCTGCAACATTCCAG GTTATATACATGACGGGGTGGAGGGAACATCCGTCTCAGCAGAAAGCGAAAAGAAGGGGTTCTGGCAATATATCATTCTCGGACATCCAGAAACAATTCGGCTAA
- the LOC130014757 gene encoding 17.1 kDa class II heat shock protein-like — protein MDLRLMGIDAPLFQTLHHMMDVTGDDSDKSLNAPTRCYVRDAKAMASTPADVKETADSYVFIIDMPGLKSGDIKVQVEDDNVLLIAGERKREEEKEGGAKYVRMERRVGKFMRKFVLPENANVEAISAVCQDGVLTVTIEKLPPPQPKKPKTVEVKIA, from the coding sequence ATGGATTTGAGGCTAATGGGCATCGATGCACCTCTCTTCCAAACCCTCCACCACATGATGGACGTCACCGGCGATGACTCCGACAAGTCGCTGAACGCTCCGACCCGGTGTTACGTAAGAGATGCGAAGGCGATGGCCTCCACCCCAGCTGATGTGAAGGAGACTGCGGATTCCTATGTGTTCATCATAGACATGCCGGGGTTGAAGTCGGGTGATATCAAAGTGCAGGTAGAAGACGACAATGTGCTGTTGATCGCCGGTGAACGGAAGCgtgaagaagagaaagaaggaGGTGCTAAGTATGTGAGAATGGAGCGGAGAGTTGGTAAGTTTATGAGGAAATTTGTGTTGCCGGAGAATGCTAATGTCGAAGCTATTTCTGCTGTTTGTCAAGATGGGGTTTTGACCGTCACGATCGAGAAGCTGCCGCCGCCGCAGCCGAAGAAGCCTAAGACTGTTGAAGTTAAGATTGCTTGA
- the LOC126666814 gene encoding 17.1 kDa class II heat shock protein-like → MDLRLMGIDAPLFQTLHHMMDVTGDDSDKSLNAPTRCYVRDAKAMASTPADVKETADSYVFIIDMPGLKSGDIKVQVEDDNVLLIAGERKREEEKEGGAKYVRMERRVGKFMRKFVLPENANVEAISAACQDGVLTVTIEKLPPPQPKKPKTIEVKIA, encoded by the coding sequence atggatttgagGCTAATGGGCATCGATGCACCTCTCTTCCAAACCCTCCACCACATGATGGACGTCACCGGCGATGACTCCGACAAGTCGCTGAACGCTCCGACACGGTGTTACGTAAGAGATGCAAAGGCAATGGCCTCCACACCAGCTGACGTGAAGGAGACTGCAGATTCCTATGTGTTCATCATAGACATGCCGGGGTTGAAGTCGGGTGATATCAAAGTGCAGGTGGAAGACGACAATGTGCTGTTGATCGCCGGTGAACGGAAGCgtgaagaagagaaagaaggaGGTGCTAAGTACGTGAGAATGGAGCGGAGAGTTGGTAAGTTTATGAGGAAATTTGTGTTGCCGGAGAATGCTAATGTCGAAGCTATTTCTGCTGCTTGTCAAGATGGGGTTTTGACCGTCACGATCGAGAAATTGCCGCCGCCGCAGCCGAAGAAGCCTAAGACTATTGAAGTTAAAATTgcttga
- the LOC126666813 gene encoding 17.1 kDa class II heat shock protein-like — protein MDLRLMGIDAPLFQTLHHMMDVTGDESDKTLNAPIRCYVRDAKAMASTPADVKETADSYVFIIDMPGLKSGDIKVQVEDDNVLLIAGERKREEEKEGGAKYVRMERRVGKFMRKFVLPENANVEAISAVCQDGVLTVTIEKLPPPQPKKPKTIEVKIA, from the coding sequence ATGGATTTGAGGCTAATGGGCATCGATGCACCTCTCTTCCAAACCCTCCACCACATGATGGACGTTACCGGCGATGAATCCGACAAGACATTGAACGCTCCGATACGGTGTTACGTAAGAGATGCGAAGGCAATGGCCTCCACCCCAGCTGATGTGAAGGAGACTGCGGATTCCTATGTGTTCATCATAGACATGCCGGGATTGAAGTCGGGTGATATCAAAGTGCAGGTGGAAGACGACAATGTGCTGTTGATCGCCGGTGAACGGAAGCgtgaagaagagaaagaaggaGGTGCTAAGTATGTGAGAATGGAGCGTAGAGTTGGTAAGTTTATGAGGAAATTTGTGTTGCCGGAGAATGCTAATGTCGAAGCTATTTCTGCTGTTTGTCAAGATGGGGTTTTGACCGTCACTATTGAGAAGCTGCCGCCGCCGCAGCCCAAGAAGCCTAAGACTATTGAAGTTAAGATTGCttga